A window of Argopecten irradians isolate NY chromosome 1, Ai_NY, whole genome shotgun sequence contains these coding sequences:
- the LOC138320792 gene encoding G-protein coupled receptor dmsr-1-like — protein sequence MNFSNETNLTDPQEQCQSPANGLLSYACFIFSIHGYASLVICCFGVPTNIVNIVILTRKNLRSPINCILAGIAIADVLTMLCYMPYCIHFYIIHGLARTKDKYTYGWVWYMAIHSGLSITTHTISIWLGVCMAIVRYIYIKSMGNNKSIMKVQNSVILVIIVYVCTVLCYLPVYIVYRVDNNNGSVQLNGLTNLGASDQTWLQKTAAGVFILIGKVFPCVLICIFGGLLLRSLHESKKRTLTLKGAQCANRLKQHKRTTVMLLAIIVMYIVTQMPSSILVVLCVCVENFMENTYMLFAETLDLMSLINSSANFCMYCAMSRQFRDCLFEIACDNIQSKSSKMYHAVRSQSQTTAVTTHNHNVKL from the coding sequence ATGAACTTCAGCAACGAAACCAACCTGACTGATCCCCAGGAGCAGTGTCAGTCACCAGCGAACGGACTATTATCCTACgcctgttttattttttcaattcacGGGTATGCAAGTCTCGTCATCTGTTGTTTCGGAGTACCAACAAATATTGTCAACATCGTGATTTTAACCAGGAAAAACCTCCGTTCACCGATCAACTGTATTCTGGCTGGAATAGCCATTGCTGATGTTCTGACAATGCTCTGCTATATGCCTTACTGCATCCATTTCTATATCATACACGGTCTTGCGAGGACCAAGGATAAATACACCTACGGCTGGGTGTGGTACATGGCCATCCATTCGGGTCTCAGTATTACGACCCACACCATATCCATCTGGCTCGGGGTTTGTATGGCCATAGTCCGGTATATCTACATCAAGTCCATGGGTAACAATAAGTCTATAATGAAGGTTCAGAACTCCGTCATCCTTGTGATAATCGTGTATGTCTGTACTGTACTCTGTTATCTCCCGGTGTACATCGTATACAGAGTGGACAATAACAATGGGTCAGTCCAGCTAAACGGTCTTACCAATCTCGGTGCTAGCGACCAGACGTGGCTACAGAAGACAGCTGCCGGAGTGTTCATTTTGATAGGCAAAGTATTCCCCTGTGTGTTGATATGCATATTCGGAGGGCTTTTGTTACGTAGTTTGCACGAGAGTAAGAAAAGAACGCTAACGCTGAAAGGAGCTCAATGTGCAAACCGTCTGAAACAGCACAAGCGTACGACGGTCATGTTACTGGCGATCATAGTTATGTATATCGTTACACAAATGCCGTCGTCCATtttggttgtgttgtgtgtatgtgtggAGAATTTCATGGAAAACACTTACATGCTGTTCGCGGAGACTTTGGATTTGATGTCTCTGATCAACAGCTCCGCTAACTTCTGTATGTACTGCGCCATGAGCCGACAGTTTCGGGACTGCCTTTTTGAAATCGCTTGCGACAACATTCAGAGTAAATCATCAAAGATGTACCACGCGGTTAGGTCGCAGTCACAGACCACGGCAGTGACAACACATAATCATAACGTGAAACTTTGA